In Dyadobacter sp. NIV53, a single window of DNA contains:
- a CDS encoding monovalent cation:proton antiporter-2 (CPA2) family protein gives MQQTFFFQAMIYLAAAVIMVPVAKRLGLGSVLGYLVAGILIGPACLKFIGTEGQDIMHFAEFGVVMMLFVIGLELEPSRLWRMRKDIAGLGGLQVGLTSIIVAGFAMLFGIGWKEAIALGMIVAMSSTAIVMQTLSEKGWLKTVAGQSSFAVLLFQDLAIIPMLALFPLLADHLPAGESHGADHETLVSGFPAWLQAIFVLSSVAAVIVTGKYLLRPVFQLMAKTGMREMFTATALLLVVGIAVLMTSVGLSPALGAFVAGVVLANSEYRHELESSIDPFKGLLLGLFFISVGTSIDFQLIIAKPLTILGLVGGLMLFKTVVLFALGRIFKVRNAQNFIFSFGLSQIGEFAFVLLSFSAQQGVLSKEITDTMMAVVAISMAFTPLVMMLNEKLILPRLCAMGEVTEVQKVSDVEDEDNPVIIAGYGHFGNTIGRFLRANNVTATVLDNDSDNVDFLRRMGLKVYYGDATRYELLEIAGANKAQIIIIAISDEEKRLEMIETIKKHFPNLYILVRSTNRNDAYDLMNAGMMHIYRETFDTSLRVGIDALKLLGHRAHEATRSAKTFFIHDERTLKHLSKIRNDEEYVNAAREHIEELELIMQADRDAVNLRALEGWDRKEEVQG, from the coding sequence ATGCAGCAGACATTCTTTTTTCAAGCCATGATTTATCTGGCGGCGGCTGTTATTATGGTGCCGGTTGCCAAACGGTTGGGGCTGGGTTCAGTTTTAGGTTATCTCGTGGCTGGTATTCTGATCGGTCCGGCATGTCTGAAGTTCATAGGAACCGAAGGGCAGGATATTATGCATTTTGCGGAATTTGGGGTTGTTATGATGCTCTTTGTGATTGGCCTGGAACTGGAACCTTCGCGTTTATGGCGGATGCGTAAAGACATTGCCGGACTGGGTGGTTTGCAGGTAGGGCTCACAAGTATTATTGTTGCAGGTTTTGCCATGCTTTTCGGGATTGGATGGAAAGAAGCCATTGCATTGGGAATGATCGTGGCTATGTCTTCCACTGCTATCGTAATGCAGACCCTTTCAGAAAAAGGATGGCTGAAAACAGTTGCCGGACAAAGTTCTTTTGCTGTTCTCCTGTTTCAGGATCTTGCCATTATTCCCATGCTTGCATTGTTCCCGTTATTGGCTGACCATCTTCCCGCCGGCGAATCGCACGGAGCCGATCATGAAACTTTGGTAAGCGGATTTCCTGCATGGTTACAGGCAATTTTTGTACTGAGTTCTGTCGCAGCTGTAATTGTTACGGGCAAATATCTGCTGCGGCCTGTGTTTCAGCTCATGGCTAAAACGGGAATGCGTGAAATGTTTACTGCAACTGCTCTTTTGCTGGTGGTTGGCATTGCGGTATTGATGACCTCCGTTGGATTAAGCCCTGCCTTGGGAGCATTTGTGGCAGGGGTAGTGCTAGCAAATAGCGAGTACCGGCACGAGCTGGAAAGTTCAATTGATCCGTTCAAAGGTTTGCTGCTTGGGCTTTTCTTTATATCGGTTGGTACATCTATTGATTTTCAGCTAATTATAGCCAAGCCACTGACCATCCTGGGATTGGTAGGAGGATTGATGTTATTTAAAACGGTTGTTCTTTTTGCATTGGGCAGAATTTTTAAAGTCCGTAATGCACAGAATTTTATTTTTAGTTTCGGATTAAGCCAGATTGGTGAGTTTGCCTTCGTTTTATTAAGCTTTTCTGCACAGCAGGGAGTTTTAAGCAAAGAAATAACAGATACGATGATGGCTGTTGTTGCAATTAGCATGGCTTTTACCCCACTGGTTATGATGCTGAACGAAAAACTGATTTTGCCACGTTTGTGTGCAATGGGGGAGGTAACAGAAGTGCAGAAGGTAAGTGATGTGGAAGATGAGGACAATCCGGTGATCATTGCGGGTTACGGGCATTTTGGAAATACGATCGGCAGGTTTTTAAGGGCTAATAATGTAACAGCTACCGTATTGGACAATGACAGTGATAATGTTGATTTTCTGCGCCGCATGGGTTTAAAGGTGTATTATGGAGATGCAACCCGTTATGAATTGCTGGAAATTGCAGGAGCAAATAAAGCCCAGATTATCATTATTGCTATCAGCGACGAAGAAAAAAGGCTGGAAATGATCGAAACGATTAAGAAACATTTTCCAAACCTGTATATTCTGGTTCGTTCTACCAACCGGAATGATGCCTATGACCTGATGAACGCAGGTATGATGCATATTTACCGCGAAACATTTGATACCAGTTTGCGTGTAGGCATTGATGCGCTAAAACTTTTAGGACATCGTGCACATGAGGCAACGCGTTCGGCCAAAACTTTTTTTATACATGATGAAAGAACGCTGAAACATCTTTCAAAAATCAGGAATGATGAGGAATATGTCAATGCTGCCCGTGAACACATTGAGGAACTTGAACTGATTATGCAGGCCGACAGGGATGCGGTAAATCTGCGTGCTCTGGAAGGCTGGGATCGGAAAGAGGAAGTTCAGGGGTGA
- a CDS encoding sodium:solute symporter family protein: protein MLAFSIIVYLLSNLGIGLWASRRISTTADFVLAGRRLPLILAASATFATWFGSETIMGSPSEFLEHGLLGVIEDPFGASLCLFLIGVFFARRFYKMNIITFCDFFRIRYGRTSELLSASLLIPSYFSWIAAQLLAMGIVLKVVLGWELTECILLSSVVVVFYTIWGGMWSISITDFLQTIMIILGLLIVAIVLYIKVGGFTPLIKAAPKDFFRFYPKLSFKNYVEYFAAWITIGLGSIPQQDVFQRVMSAKSADVSVKATLLSSVMYFTIALLPLFIGLCGHHLYPAQIGGDKQMIIPNMVLMHMGLPLQIIFFGALVSAILSTTSSAIMAPAAVFGENVIKFFRPELTDKQLLRIIRISIIGITVICIFMASRSESIFDLVAESSAFSLVSLFVPLAAGLYLKRANQTGCILAMIAGLVVWLLCVYYKTEYPPLVYGLVASIGGMYVGILSFFRFRQL, encoded by the coding sequence ATGCTGGCTTTCTCCATCATAGTATATTTACTATCAAATTTGGGAATAGGCCTTTGGGCATCACGCAGAATATCCACGACCGCAGATTTTGTATTGGCAGGAAGACGGCTCCCGCTTATACTCGCTGCATCAGCAACATTTGCAACCTGGTTTGGTTCCGAAACCATCATGGGTTCTCCCTCTGAATTTCTCGAACATGGCTTGTTAGGAGTGATTGAAGATCCGTTCGGGGCATCGCTTTGTCTGTTTCTGATCGGAGTGTTTTTTGCCCGGCGATTTTATAAAATGAACATTATCACTTTTTGTGATTTTTTCAGGATACGTTACGGGCGAACCTCAGAGCTTTTGTCAGCAAGTTTACTTATTCCTTCCTATTTTAGCTGGATTGCGGCACAATTGCTTGCAATGGGTATCGTGCTGAAGGTGGTGTTAGGCTGGGAGTTAACAGAATGTATTTTATTAAGTTCTGTTGTTGTGGTTTTTTATACGATCTGGGGAGGAATGTGGTCTATTTCAATTACTGATTTTCTTCAGACTATTATGATTATTCTCGGCCTGCTGATTGTCGCAATTGTTTTATACATAAAAGTAGGAGGTTTTACTCCCTTAATTAAAGCAGCACCCAAAGACTTCTTCCGGTTTTATCCCAAACTATCATTCAAGAACTATGTGGAATATTTTGCTGCCTGGATTACAATTGGCCTGGGATCAATTCCGCAACAGGATGTATTTCAAAGGGTCATGTCAGCCAAATCCGCAGATGTTTCGGTAAAAGCAACGTTACTTTCTTCTGTTATGTATTTTACCATTGCACTGCTGCCCCTGTTTATCGGGCTTTGCGGACATCATTTATATCCAGCGCAAATTGGTGGAGACAAACAAATGATCATTCCGAATATGGTATTGATGCACATGGGTTTACCTCTTCAAATTATCTTTTTTGGTGCTTTGGTTTCTGCGATATTAAGTACAACCAGTAGTGCAATTATGGCACCCGCGGCCGTATTTGGCGAGAATGTGATCAAATTTTTTCGCCCGGAACTTACCGACAAACAGCTGCTGCGGATTATCCGGATCAGTATTATCGGGATTACCGTTATCTGTATTTTTATGGCATCACGAAGCGAAAGTATTTTTGACCTTGTTGCCGAATCCTCTGCATTCAGCCTGGTTTCTCTGTTTGTTCCGCTTGCAGCAGGTTTGTATTTAAAAAGGGCCAATCAGACCGGATGTATTCTTGCCATGATTGCCGGGTTGGTTGTATGGCTATTATGTGTTTATTACAAGACCGAATATCCGCCGCTGGTTTATGGGCTAGTTGCTAGTATTGGAGGGATGTATGTGGGTATACTTTCATTTTTTAGATTTCGACAATTATAA
- a CDS encoding Dabb family protein, with amino-acid sequence MFVHNVFFWLKEKDNEEAQKALLAGIKTLEAIESIESVYIGTPASTRRPVIDATYDFAEILIFADEAAHDVYQVHPLHTKFVADCAHLWSKVVIYDVEA; translated from the coding sequence ATGTTCGTACACAACGTATTTTTTTGGCTGAAAGAAAAAGACAACGAAGAGGCACAAAAAGCACTTCTTGCAGGAATAAAAACGCTTGAAGCAATTGAATCCATCGAATCAGTTTATATCGGTACACCGGCTTCTACACGCAGGCCGGTTATTGATGCAACATATGATTTTGCCGAAATTTTAATTTTTGCTGATGAAGCTGCACATGATGTGTACCAGGTTCATCCATTGCACACAAAGTTCGTTGCAGACTGTGCACATCTTTGGAGTAAGGTTGTGATATATGATGTGGAAGCTTAA
- a CDS encoding cell wall metabolism sensor histidine kinase WalK: MSLSPRFIAIILAFLISLISTTFLAFVDGVTTGMLFVSALSAFISSFFLVYYTVDILVFREVNKMYRTIHKLKMKDFNITPRKKLILESNPLKTINDEIFVYVTKKQKEIDELKRLELFRREFLADVSHEFKTPIFAAQGFIHTLLDGAMDDENVRERFLRKAARNLDSLDVLVKDLLVLSQMETGDIKMNIAPVDIRLLTLNIFGRLENIASDRNITLKVKPDDLAEVWVKADADRIEQVLLNLIENAIKYGNEDGKVIVHFNEGKKYVEIAIRDNGPGIAQEHLNRIFERFYRVDKSRSKERGGTGLGLAIVKHIINAHDTKIAVMSKPEKGTTFSFKLEKAFTEKVSEGIQEQHFPEHNL; the protein is encoded by the coding sequence ATGTCATTAAGTCCTCGTTTCATTGCCATTATCCTGGCCTTTCTTATTTCGCTCATTTCAACTACTTTTTTAGCTTTTGTAGATGGCGTAACAACAGGGATGTTATTCGTATCTGCTCTTTCTGCCTTTATATCCTCATTTTTTCTGGTTTATTACACGGTAGATATTCTTGTTTTCAGGGAAGTGAATAAAATGTACCGGACTATTCACAAGCTTAAAATGAAGGATTTCAATATAACTCCACGTAAAAAGCTCATTCTGGAATCCAATCCCTTAAAGACTATCAATGACGAGATATTTGTCTACGTCACTAAAAAACAAAAGGAAATAGATGAGCTGAAAAGACTGGAATTGTTCCGTCGTGAATTTTTAGCCGATGTGTCGCACGAATTTAAAACCCCTATTTTTGCAGCTCAGGGTTTTATCCACACGTTACTGGACGGAGCCATGGATGATGAAAACGTACGTGAGCGGTTCCTGAGAAAAGCTGCCAGAAACCTGGATAGCCTGGATGTATTGGTAAAAGACCTGCTGGTTCTGTCGCAAATGGAAACGGGCGATATAAAAATGAATATTGCTCCTGTCGATATTCGGCTGCTCACGCTGAATATATTCGGGAGACTGGAAAATATTGCTTCTGACAGGAATATCACATTAAAAGTGAAACCGGACGATTTGGCGGAAGTGTGGGTAAAAGCCGATGCAGACCGGATTGAACAGGTATTGCTAAACCTGATAGAAAATGCCATTAAGTACGGAAATGAAGATGGTAAAGTAATTGTGCACTTCAACGAAGGTAAAAAATATGTCGAAATTGCAATCCGGGACAATGGGCCTGGTATTGCGCAGGAACATTTGAACCGTATTTTTGAAAGATTTTACCGGGTGGACAAAAGCAGGTCGAAAGAACGGGGCGGAACAGGGCTGGGACTTGCCATTGTCAAACACATTATTAATGCGCATGACACAAAAATAGCAGTGATGTCTAAGCCCGAAAAAGGAACGACATTCTCTTTTAAACTTGAAAAGGCTTTTACAGAAAAAGTAAGCGAAGGCATTCAGGAACAACATTTTCCGGAACACAATTTATAA
- a CDS encoding NAD(P)H-dependent oxidoreductase, whose amino-acid sequence MSKVLIQFAHPTLSRSNIHKTLETYGRKVKGVTFNDLYEYYPDLYIDVEREQKLLLQHDVIIFQHPFYWYSSPPIIKQWQDLVLEYNWAYGPDGHALAGKKIFNAISCGGRKEAYKETGYNRFPVSQFLLPFNQTAHLCNMEYLPPFVVHDTYTMNNDHLKSYGEQYAHILSALVNNEINPEQYQHVEYLNELVPTVEILH is encoded by the coding sequence ATGTCCAAAGTCCTTATACAATTTGCGCATCCTACATTAAGCAGATCCAATATTCACAAAACCCTTGAAACCTACGGCCGGAAGGTAAAAGGCGTAACATTTAATGATCTGTACGAATACTATCCGGATTTGTATATTGATGTGGAAAGAGAGCAAAAATTACTCTTACAGCATGATGTGATCATATTTCAGCATCCTTTCTATTGGTACAGCAGCCCGCCAATTATTAAACAATGGCAGGATCTGGTGCTTGAATATAACTGGGCGTATGGTCCTGATGGACATGCATTAGCCGGGAAAAAGATTTTTAATGCCATTTCATGCGGCGGTAGAAAAGAAGCTTACAAAGAAACCGGGTACAATCGGTTCCCGGTCAGCCAGTTTTTGCTGCCTTTCAATCAGACCGCACATTTGTGTAACATGGAATATCTGCCTCCTTTTGTCGTACACGATACTTACACAATGAATAATGATCATTTGAAAAGTTATGGCGAACAGTATGCGCACATACTTTCTGCTTTGGTCAATAATGAAATAAATCCGGAGCAATACCAGCATGTTGAATACCTGAATGAACTTGTACCAACAGTTGAGATATTGCATTGA